In Streptomyces sp. DG2A-72, one genomic interval encodes:
- a CDS encoding radical SAM protein — MAVPRMLWGKYFQYERDGEAVLLDPVALDSVFIDSGEVHDLAGVPPTATHEALAGLGFTPGGPVADRREALRDRLRFLGLDASPSRISGLRVVLTDRCNMACTYCFVDTNTGKPDMTKEELSEGLEFLFEQNAGQEEVSIQWFGGEPTIRFDLMQYGDRLADTLADRYDVARVRRTVVTNGARLTDDALDHFVAYEYGVGISIDGPPGINSAHRLLLGGQPADDRIRRNVARFVQADGLHVGCNLTPTAANIGRLGETVRWIIDDLGLKFIYVNTPIPTAGRWQVNGADLARELYEARLTALARGGMLFSVLDRAFQALDTRRPMLLDHMQGDRSLNAALLPGNRVSLCDINFTEPSFLRTLNEVRADPDSLTGVAKKVAPILECGNCPALAICGGPSRNEQALIGGDTPDPEMCAFYTSTVEIAVWDNTGVQ, encoded by the coding sequence ATGGCCGTCCCCCGGATGCTGTGGGGGAAGTACTTCCAGTACGAGCGGGACGGGGAAGCGGTTCTCCTCGACCCGGTCGCGCTGGACAGTGTGTTCATCGACTCCGGCGAGGTCCACGACCTCGCCGGGGTCCCCCCGACCGCGACTCATGAAGCCCTTGCCGGGCTTGGCTTCACCCCCGGCGGCCCCGTGGCCGACCGGCGCGAAGCACTCCGTGACCGTCTTCGATTCCTCGGCCTGGACGCCAGCCCCTCTCGCATCAGCGGTCTGCGCGTGGTCCTCACCGACCGCTGCAACATGGCCTGCACCTACTGCTTCGTCGACACCAACACCGGCAAGCCGGACATGACGAAGGAAGAGCTCTCGGAAGGGCTGGAGTTCCTGTTCGAGCAGAACGCCGGGCAGGAAGAGGTGTCCATCCAGTGGTTCGGCGGCGAGCCGACCATCCGCTTCGACCTCATGCAGTACGGCGACCGGCTCGCCGACACGCTCGCCGACCGCTACGACGTGGCGAGGGTGCGGCGCACAGTCGTCACCAACGGTGCCCGTCTGACCGACGATGCCCTCGACCACTTCGTGGCGTACGAGTATGGAGTCGGTATCTCCATCGATGGCCCCCCGGGCATCAACTCCGCGCACCGCCTTCTGCTCGGCGGCCAGCCCGCGGACGACCGGATTCGCCGTAACGTCGCCCGGTTTGTCCAGGCCGATGGGCTGCACGTGGGCTGCAACCTCACTCCGACGGCCGCGAACATCGGACGCCTCGGCGAGACCGTCCGGTGGATCATCGATGACCTCGGGCTGAAGTTCATCTACGTCAACACGCCCATCCCGACTGCGGGCCGCTGGCAAGTCAACGGCGCCGACCTGGCGCGCGAGTTGTACGAGGCCCGGCTGACCGCCCTGGCACGGGGCGGGATGCTGTTCTCCGTCCTGGACCGCGCCTTCCAGGCCCTGGATACCCGTCGGCCGATGCTGCTCGACCACATGCAAGGCGACCGCAGCCTGAACGCCGCCCTGCTGCCAGGCAACCGGGTCAGCCTGTGCGACATCAACTTCACCGAGCCGTCGTTCCTGCGCACCCTCAATGAGGTGCGAGCCGATCCGGACAGCCTGACCGGCGTGGCGAAGAAGGTCGCTCCCATCCTCGAGTGCGGGAACTGCCCGGCGCTCGCGATCTGTGGCGGCCCGTCCCGCAACGAGCAGGCCCTCATCGGTGGCGATACCCCGGACCCCGAGATGTGCGCGTTCTACACGAGCACCGTGGAGATCGCCGTGTGGGACAACACGGGGGTGCAATGA
- a CDS encoding nucleotidyltransferase domain-containing protein, translating into MDAIDAARAVAEEHHPDARAAFLGGSVMTGRRTAMSDLDIVVLLHGAPAPCRASFRHDDWPVELFVHTEATWHTYVEREVRKRRSPLLWMCADGLLLFDTDGVGARLAAEAQRLAAAGPPTVPAEEIEDRRYAITDLLDDLSGSADQGERLFIATELARRTGELALAIGGSWGGGGKWLARRLESTAPGLSMRLHHALHQVLEGRDDSLVGVVDEVLEQVGGRLWDGYKRGGGTP; encoded by the coding sequence ATGGATGCGATTGACGCTGCGCGTGCCGTTGCCGAGGAACACCACCCTGACGCCCGCGCGGCGTTCCTGGGAGGCAGCGTCATGACGGGCCGCCGTACGGCGATGTCGGACCTCGACATTGTGGTGCTCCTGCATGGAGCCCCAGCCCCGTGCCGGGCAAGTTTCCGGCACGATGACTGGCCGGTGGAGCTGTTCGTGCACACCGAGGCAACTTGGCACACATACGTCGAACGGGAGGTACGCAAGCGCCGATCACCCCTCCTGTGGATGTGTGCCGACGGGCTGCTGCTCTTCGACACCGACGGAGTCGGTGCGCGCCTCGCCGCTGAAGCCCAGAGGCTGGCAGCGGCCGGACCGCCCACCGTGCCGGCCGAAGAGATCGAGGACCGCCGCTACGCGATCACCGACCTCCTCGACGACCTCTCGGGCAGTGCCGACCAGGGCGAGCGACTGTTCATCGCTACCGAACTTGCGCGGCGAACCGGCGAGTTGGCGCTGGCCATTGGCGGATCTTGGGGTGGAGGCGGAAAGTGGCTGGCACGACGTCTTGAGTCCACGGCGCCGGGGCTCAGCATGCGTCTGCATCACGCCCTTCACCAGGTGCTGGAGGGGCGGGATGATTCCCTCGTCGGTGTGGTGGACGAGGTACTGGAGCAGGTCGGCGGCCGGTTGTGGGACGGCTACAAGCGCGGTGGCGGGACACCGTGA
- a CDS encoding ATP-binding protein → MTATLTREPHRVGPLADRLNGILASRGIDRATAATEEPQAEPITALELADARIPARYRSALADHPQVTAWADQIARAGRPGPGGPGIAEGPSLLIAGPTGTGKTYQAYGAIRALLTRGVRLRWEATTTADLHARLRPRVGHDAERDLQTLARCPLLLLDDLGAAKTTEWTEEVTYRLINHRYERMLPTLITTNLPTAELRIALGDRVASRLAEMTERVVLTGPDRRRTAPPV, encoded by the coding sequence CTGACCGCCACCCTCACCCGAGAGCCCCACCGGGTCGGCCCGCTCGCCGACCGGCTCAACGGCATCCTGGCCAGCCGCGGGATCGACCGCGCCACCGCTGCCACCGAGGAACCGCAGGCCGAGCCCATCACCGCCCTGGAGCTCGCCGACGCCCGGATCCCCGCCCGCTACCGCAGTGCCCTGGCCGACCACCCGCAGGTCACCGCCTGGGCCGACCAGATCGCCCGCGCCGGACGCCCCGGCCCCGGCGGGCCCGGCATCGCCGAAGGCCCGTCGCTGCTGATCGCCGGCCCCACCGGCACCGGCAAGACGTACCAGGCGTACGGCGCCATCCGCGCCCTCCTCACCCGAGGTGTGCGCCTGCGCTGGGAAGCCACCACAACCGCCGACCTCCACGCACGGCTCCGCCCCCGTGTGGGGCACGACGCCGAACGGGATCTGCAGACGCTGGCACGCTGCCCTCTGCTGCTCCTGGACGACCTCGGCGCGGCCAAGACCACCGAGTGGACCGAGGAGGTCACCTACCGGCTCATCAACCACCGGTACGAGCGCATGCTCCCCACCCTCATCACCACCAACCTCCCCACCGCCGAGCTGCGCATCGCGCTCGGAGACCGCGTCGCGTCCCGCCTCGCCGAGATGACCGAGCGCGTCGTCCTCACCGGCCCGGACCGACGCCGCACCGCGCCTCCCGTCTGA
- the mobC gene encoding plasmid mobilization relaxosome protein MobC: protein MRQSRLRKRRVHPRYSDSEFAKLARAADISQMPVGGYVAEASLAAARAEDPSAAVADYRAMVKALMAANGQLGGVGNNLNQLTWHLNKDGAWPQPDTVRRLLERIEAAIATIDTAVAQVVEGR from the coding sequence ATGCGTCAGTCGCGTCTGCGTAAGCGCCGTGTCCATCCGCGCTACAGCGACAGCGAGTTCGCCAAACTCGCACGCGCCGCCGACATCAGCCAGATGCCGGTCGGCGGTTACGTCGCCGAGGCATCACTGGCCGCCGCCCGCGCCGAGGACCCCTCGGCCGCGGTCGCCGACTACCGCGCCATGGTCAAGGCGCTGATGGCTGCCAACGGACAACTCGGCGGAGTCGGCAACAACCTCAACCAGCTCACCTGGCACCTCAACAAGGACGGCGCGTGGCCCCAGCCCGACACCGTCCGCCGCCTCCTGGAGCGCATCGAAGCGGCCATCGCCACCATCGACACCGCAGTCGCCCAGGTCGTAGAGGGACGGTGA
- a CDS encoding transcriptional regulator, which produces MVRPAGNIKLKAARLAAGYNSQQALADAITKVAPSLGIRGLAVGVRQIRRWESASPPWPQPDVHRVLTHLLGQTMEDLGFTPPWGSARTPPSAATGGTPRAPLAGARLASVPAQGGAATQPASVGRDFEAVTRAHRHLYWSVAPAVLHPAILEHARLGCALLPETATPARQTVAAALAESYLLAGRIEFFDLQQPGQASETLLRALQAAGEADDLLLGAAILAHMAFIPGWADDREAAAERMLAARTYARRGQASAEFWAWLDAVEAECETRCGDPHAALRLIRHAEDTLAEGSEHATPDWVDWFSPVRLSAFKGNTQLKAGHLPQARQTLLDVLDGLPPESDKQRTVVLGDLAAVEAADGKPEEACRYAIMALDQLAITWYATGMDRIREVRRTLAPWQNEQCVRNLDDRLYDWGTTVSALQR; this is translated from the coding sequence ATGGTGCGTCCTGCAGGCAACATCAAACTCAAGGCCGCCCGCCTCGCTGCCGGATACAACTCCCAACAAGCCTTGGCCGACGCCATCACCAAGGTGGCGCCAAGCCTCGGCATCAGGGGACTGGCCGTCGGCGTCCGACAGATCCGGCGCTGGGAATCCGCCTCACCGCCCTGGCCGCAGCCCGATGTGCACCGGGTCCTGACCCACCTCTTGGGGCAGACCATGGAAGACCTCGGATTCACACCTCCGTGGGGAAGCGCACGGACCCCGCCCAGCGCCGCGACCGGCGGCACCCCCCGCGCCCCGCTGGCCGGAGCCAGGTTGGCTTCCGTCCCCGCTCAAGGCGGAGCCGCAACGCAGCCAGCGAGTGTGGGCAGGGATTTCGAGGCTGTCACCCGCGCGCATAGGCACCTGTACTGGTCCGTCGCCCCCGCCGTACTGCATCCGGCGATTCTGGAGCATGCCCGTCTGGGGTGCGCCCTCCTCCCAGAGACGGCGACCCCAGCCCGTCAGACCGTCGCGGCCGCACTGGCCGAGTCCTACCTGCTGGCCGGCCGTATCGAGTTCTTCGACCTGCAACAGCCAGGACAGGCTTCAGAGACCCTCCTGCGGGCTCTACAGGCTGCCGGCGAAGCGGACGACCTGCTGCTCGGAGCGGCCATCCTCGCGCACATGGCCTTCATCCCGGGCTGGGCGGACGACCGGGAAGCCGCAGCTGAGCGCATGCTGGCCGCTCGTACCTACGCCCGCCGCGGGCAGGCGTCGGCGGAGTTCTGGGCGTGGCTGGATGCCGTAGAGGCGGAATGCGAGACCCGCTGCGGAGATCCTCACGCAGCCCTGCGCTTGATCCGCCACGCCGAGGACACACTCGCCGAGGGCTCCGAACATGCCACGCCCGACTGGGTGGACTGGTTCAGCCCTGTCCGCCTGTCCGCGTTCAAAGGCAACACGCAGTTGAAGGCCGGCCACTTGCCGCAGGCTCGCCAGACGCTCCTCGACGTACTCGACGGTCTGCCACCCGAGTCGGATAAACAGCGCACCGTCGTCCTTGGCGACCTCGCTGCGGTCGAAGCCGCGGACGGCAAACCGGAGGAGGCATGCCGATACGCCATCATGGCCCTCGACCAGTTGGCTATCACCTGGTACGCCACCGGCATGGATCGCATCCGCGAGGTCCGGCGCACGCTCGCTCCCTGGCAGAACGAGCAGTGCGTCCGGAACCTCGATGACCGTCTCTACGACTGGGGCACGACGGTCAGCGCCCTTCAGCGTTGA
- the aspS gene encoding aspartate--tRNA(Asn) ligase — translation MIHRRVHVSNLREHVGRTVSVCGWVNTLRLQRKMQFVIVRDHTGMVQVTHKRDDGPLEAQLEALTSESAVRITGRVVDAAQVKLGGLEIVPEAVEVLNPAATPLPIDDHTGLEQRLDWRFLDVRRRPATQLMFAVQTTLEQGMREYAYAQGATEMHTPKLMGTASESGAEVFKLGYFGRSAFLAQSPQFFKQMAIAAGVDKVFEIGPVFRAEPSFTSRHATEFTGVDVELAWIDGVEDVMAFEEQMLAHAIAKVADAHGEAITEHFGVEVTVPTSPFPCITMAEAHEILRKGGWDPAGVKEDLDPEGERGISAHIKEATGHEFVFITHYPVGIRPFYHMRPADDPSVTLSFDLLWKGLEVTTGAQREHRYDVLLKQAAEKTMSTEPMQDYLNAFRYGCPPHGGLGMGLGRVLMVMLGLDSIREATFLFRGPNRLTP, via the coding sequence ATGATCCACCGCCGCGTACACGTCTCCAACCTGCGAGAACACGTCGGCCGTACCGTTTCCGTCTGCGGATGGGTGAACACCCTCCGCCTGCAGCGCAAGATGCAGTTCGTCATCGTGCGCGACCACACCGGCATGGTCCAGGTGACCCACAAGCGCGACGATGGGCCACTGGAGGCCCAGCTCGAAGCCCTCACATCCGAGTCCGCCGTCAGGATCACCGGCCGCGTCGTCGACGCTGCCCAGGTCAAGCTCGGCGGCCTGGAGATCGTCCCCGAAGCGGTCGAGGTCCTGAACCCGGCCGCCACGCCGCTGCCGATCGATGACCACACAGGCTTGGAGCAGCGGTTGGACTGGCGCTTCCTGGACGTGCGCCGCCGTCCCGCCACCCAGCTGATGTTCGCCGTGCAGACCACCCTGGAACAGGGTATGCGCGAGTACGCCTACGCGCAGGGCGCCACCGAGATGCACACCCCCAAGCTCATGGGCACTGCCTCGGAGTCCGGCGCGGAGGTCTTCAAGCTCGGCTACTTCGGCCGCAGCGCCTTCCTGGCGCAGTCGCCGCAGTTCTTCAAGCAGATGGCGATCGCGGCCGGCGTCGACAAGGTCTTCGAGATCGGGCCGGTCTTCCGTGCCGAGCCGTCGTTCACCTCCCGGCACGCCACCGAGTTCACCGGCGTCGATGTGGAGTTGGCCTGGATCGACGGGGTCGAGGACGTGATGGCGTTCGAGGAGCAGATGCTCGCCCACGCGATCGCCAAGGTCGCCGACGCGCACGGCGAGGCGATCACCGAACACTTCGGCGTCGAGGTCACCGTCCCCACGTCGCCCTTTCCCTGCATCACCATGGCCGAGGCGCACGAGATCCTACGTAAGGGCGGCTGGGACCCCGCAGGCGTCAAGGAAGACCTGGACCCGGAGGGCGAGCGGGGTATTTCGGCCCACATCAAGGAGGCCACCGGGCACGAGTTCGTGTTCATCACGCACTACCCGGTCGGCATCCGGCCCTTCTACCACATGCGACCTGCCGACGACCCGAGTGTGACCTTGAGTTTCGACCTGCTGTGGAAGGGCCTGGAGGTCACCACCGGCGCGCAGCGCGAGCACCGGTACGACGTGCTGCTGAAGCAGGCCGCCGAGAAGACCATGAGCACCGAGCCGATGCAGGACTACCTGAACGCGTTCCGGTACGGGTGCCCGCCGCACGGGGGCCTCGGCATGGGCCTCGGCCGGGTGCTGATGGTCATGCTCGGCCTGGACTCGATTCGCGAGGCGACCTTCCTGTTCCGCGGGCCGAACCGGCTTACTCCGTAA
- a CDS encoding DUF317 domain-containing protein codes for MYWVTPRHLAGDDGVLAERIGDTLSDLGWRMWPTSRHTLLYVSPDGLRGAEWILAAYPFELGGLPVAWQLSARGHAASAMPEWNAYFTTGVSYEALADLLVAIDGREAPDLAFEGPETVLDALSFRGWIRDVDRHRTTATDPGFSACVSLEMLPPLIEDAVPRPDLVGWQVWAEPVLGAPYLWCASFSASVPHDLVAAFASSLASPVPVPRHTVPESAEGRLTVVRCS; via the coding sequence GTGTACTGGGTCACCCCGCGTCATCTGGCCGGCGACGACGGTGTGCTCGCCGAGCGGATCGGCGACACCCTGTCCGACCTCGGCTGGCGCATGTGGCCCACCTCCCGTCACACCCTTCTGTATGTAAGCCCGGACGGGCTGCGTGGCGCCGAGTGGATCCTCGCGGCTTACCCGTTCGAGCTGGGCGGTCTGCCCGTTGCCTGGCAGCTGAGCGCCCGAGGGCATGCCGCCTCCGCGATGCCGGAGTGGAACGCGTACTTCACCACGGGCGTCTCCTACGAGGCCCTTGCAGATCTCCTCGTGGCGATCGACGGCCGTGAGGCGCCCGACCTCGCCTTCGAGGGGCCCGAGACGGTCCTCGACGCGCTGAGTTTCCGGGGCTGGATCCGCGACGTGGACCGCCACCGCACCACTGCCACGGATCCCGGGTTCTCCGCTTGTGTCTCCCTGGAGATGCTGCCGCCGCTCATCGAGGATGCCGTCCCGCGGCCTGACTTGGTGGGGTGGCAGGTGTGGGCGGAGCCCGTGCTCGGCGCGCCGTATTTGTGGTGTGCCAGCTTCAGCGCCAGCGTTCCGCATGACCTGGTGGCCGCGTTCGCGTCCTCACTCGCCTCCCCGGTCCCGGTGCCTCGCCACACTGTGCCCGAGAGCGCGGAGGGGCGGCTCACCGTCGTCCGCTGCAGCTGA
- a CDS encoding mobilization protein: MIPKIILGKGDTRRLIAYLFGKGTANEHVDPHLVASWNDFAPDPGRSPHRDPKEVEKQLHTQLDQPVAVLGRRAPKTTVWHCPVRAAPEDPILTDDQWAEIARRIVAAAGIAPAGDTEACRWVAVRHADDHIHIAATLVRQDGRRPQRDYDIRAVQREARQIEIDYGLRRLKPGDGTAAKRPTSKEHFKAKRLGHDATSREILRLHVRRAMAAASTEAEFFALLEATGVTVRLKLGPSGDALGCNFALPGDTNDKGEPVFYAGSTLASDLSLPKIRQRLATTSPEPMAVRPGNPWHQATAATERIPHHLTRSDDEAAQGQLAALGGALDLLPLTAPAAARAELERAAVAFERATRSRVAADHASARVLRRSVQAIWKDPARHGDNAGLAMLLDVALTAVAYAMHWHRTRQHAQQQAAAEQTLIHLQAAYAQVTGPVLAGLASRAPSPQTKRRYAHHLKQAAPGQAERILADSAWDALATVLAEAEAAGHNATAIFDRALNQRTLDDAHSPARALTWRIRRLGERHAPGPRAQAANAHRTAKHATVPHPQEPQARRR; encoded by the coding sequence GTGATACCGAAGATCATCCTCGGCAAGGGCGACACCCGCCGCCTGATCGCCTACCTCTTCGGCAAGGGCACCGCCAACGAACACGTCGACCCGCACCTGGTGGCGTCCTGGAACGACTTCGCACCCGACCCCGGCCGCAGCCCCCACCGCGACCCCAAGGAGGTGGAGAAGCAGCTCCACACCCAGCTCGACCAGCCAGTAGCCGTGCTCGGCCGCCGGGCACCCAAGACCACCGTCTGGCACTGCCCGGTCCGCGCCGCACCCGAGGACCCGATCCTCACCGACGACCAGTGGGCCGAGATCGCCCGACGGATCGTGGCCGCCGCCGGCATCGCCCCCGCCGGAGACACGGAAGCCTGCCGCTGGGTGGCCGTACGCCACGCCGACGACCACATCCACATCGCCGCCACCCTCGTCCGCCAGGACGGACGCCGCCCCCAGCGGGACTACGACATCCGCGCCGTGCAACGCGAAGCCCGCCAGATCGAAATCGACTACGGGCTCCGCCGGTTGAAGCCGGGCGACGGCACCGCCGCCAAGCGCCCCACCAGCAAGGAGCACTTCAAGGCCAAGCGCCTGGGCCACGACGCCACATCCCGCGAGATCCTGCGCCTGCACGTCCGCCGCGCGATGGCCGCCGCCTCCACCGAGGCCGAGTTCTTCGCCCTGCTGGAGGCGACCGGCGTGACCGTGCGCCTCAAACTCGGCCCGTCCGGCGACGCGCTCGGCTGCAACTTCGCCCTGCCCGGCGACACCAACGACAAGGGCGAGCCCGTGTTCTACGCGGGTTCCACCCTCGCCAGCGACCTCTCCCTGCCCAAGATCCGCCAACGCCTCGCCACCACCAGCCCCGAACCAATGGCCGTCCGGCCGGGCAACCCCTGGCACCAGGCCACCGCCGCCACCGAACGCATCCCCCACCACCTCACCCGCAGCGACGACGAAGCGGCCCAGGGCCAGCTGGCCGCGCTCGGCGGAGCACTCGACCTGCTCCCGCTCACCGCCCCCGCCGCAGCGAGGGCCGAACTCGAACGAGCCGCCGTCGCCTTCGAGCGCGCCACCCGCTCCCGCGTCGCCGCCGACCACGCCAGCGCCCGCGTCCTGCGTCGCAGCGTCCAGGCGATCTGGAAGGACCCCGCACGGCATGGGGACAACGCCGGGCTGGCGATGCTGCTGGACGTCGCGCTCACCGCGGTCGCCTACGCGATGCACTGGCACCGCACCCGCCAGCACGCCCAACAGCAGGCGGCAGCCGAACAGACCCTGATCCACCTGCAGGCCGCGTACGCGCAGGTCACCGGACCGGTCCTGGCCGGCCTCGCCAGCCGGGCACCCAGTCCGCAGACCAAACGCCGCTACGCCCACCACCTGAAGCAGGCGGCCCCCGGGCAGGCCGAGCGCATCCTGGCCGACTCCGCCTGGGACGCCCTGGCCACCGTGCTCGCCGAGGCGGAAGCAGCCGGGCACAACGCGACCGCGATCTTCGACCGCGCCCTCAACCAGCGCACGCTGGACGACGCCCACAGCCCCGCACGAGCACTGACCTGGCGTATCCGCCGCCTCGGCGAACGCCACGCGCCCGGCCCACGAGCCCAAGCAGCCAACGCACACCGCACCGCCAAGCACGCCACCGTTCCGCACCCGCAGGAGCCTCAGGCACGGCGGCGCTGA
- a CDS encoding HAD family hydrolase → MIRAVVFDVGECLVDETREYGTWADWLGVPRHTFAAMFGAVIAQGRDYRETFQEFRPGFDLTEEREKRAAAGKPEWFGEDDLYPDVRPTLSALREAGLWVGIAGNQTVRAGGLLRGLDLPSDMIATSDDWGASKPDVRFFEHVIEATPAEPGEILYVGDRLDNDIRPAVQAGLLTALIRRGPWGTIQQRDPDADAITTMRIDSLAELPEKIAKFNAEGR, encoded by the coding sequence ATGATTCGTGCGGTGGTATTCGACGTGGGCGAGTGTCTTGTTGACGAGACCCGGGAGTACGGGACGTGGGCGGACTGGCTGGGGGTGCCGCGGCACACCTTCGCGGCGATGTTCGGGGCGGTCATCGCGCAGGGGCGCGACTACCGCGAGACGTTCCAGGAGTTCCGGCCCGGGTTCGACCTGACTGAGGAGCGGGAGAAGCGCGCGGCTGCCGGGAAGCCGGAGTGGTTCGGCGAGGATGACCTCTACCCGGACGTCCGGCCCACCCTCTCTGCCCTTCGTGAAGCAGGGCTGTGGGTTGGCATCGCCGGGAATCAGACCGTGCGGGCCGGCGGTCTGCTGCGTGGCCTGGACCTTCCTTCCGACATGATCGCCACCAGTGACGACTGGGGGGCATCAAAGCCGGACGTGAGGTTCTTCGAGCACGTCATTGAGGCGACGCCTGCTGAGCCGGGCGAGATCCTTTACGTCGGTGACCGGCTCGACAACGACATCCGCCCTGCCGTACAGGCGGGGCTCCTGACCGCCCTCATCCGGCGCGGCCCCTGGGGCACGATCCAACAGCGCGACCCGGACGCGGACGCGATCACGACGATGCGCATCGATTCGCTGGCGGAACTGCCGGAGAAGATCGCCAAGTTCAACGCTGAAGGGCGCTGA
- a CDS encoding DUF2637 domain-containing protein, whose protein sequence is MPSPAPKAPSAIRGGRTIRVGIALLAVVAFALSYDALRQMAVAGHVRGLLTYLFPLVIDGFIAIGIVALIILRTAPVSSRFYVWMLVGVATGTSIGANVVHAVGLNEGTRLRLNNATAGALSAIAPLALAGAVHLYLVMNRHLASGAMAEASPATPPAASATPGDDRPIRQEQTDDDATAPSTKANSAPEANTTITKSPPAKANRKKGERKTTAPDTVLWSTARAIGAEQGTVPRTTLEAAIRAQGYTIQKDRAKEIANAVTAELASAANTDAAA, encoded by the coding sequence TTGCCCTCCCCCGCCCCGAAAGCCCCGTCCGCCATTCGCGGCGGACGCACCATCCGCGTCGGCATCGCCCTGCTCGCCGTGGTCGCCTTCGCCCTCTCCTACGACGCGCTGCGCCAGATGGCCGTCGCCGGCCACGTGCGCGGCCTGCTCACCTACCTCTTCCCGCTCGTGATCGACGGCTTCATCGCCATCGGTATCGTCGCCCTGATCATCCTCCGCACCGCCCCGGTGAGCTCCCGCTTCTATGTATGGATGCTCGTTGGCGTAGCCACCGGCACCAGCATCGGGGCCAACGTCGTACACGCCGTCGGCCTCAACGAGGGAACCCGCCTCCGCCTCAACAACGCCACCGCGGGCGCTCTGTCCGCCATCGCCCCGCTCGCCCTCGCCGGCGCCGTCCACCTCTACCTCGTCATGAACCGCCACCTCGCAAGCGGCGCCATGGCGGAAGCATCCCCGGCCACGCCGCCCGCCGCATCCGCCACGCCAGGGGACGACCGCCCGATCCGCCAGGAGCAAACGGACGACGACGCCACCGCTCCCTCCACCAAGGCCAACTCCGCGCCCGAGGCGAACACCACGATCACCAAGTCGCCCCCAGCCAAGGCGAATCGGAAGAAGGGTGAGCGCAAGACCACTGCTCCCGACACGGTGCTGTGGTCAACGGCCCGCGCCATCGGCGCCGAACAGGGCACAGTGCCCCGCACCACCCTGGAGGCCGCGATCAGGGCCCAGGGCTACACGATCCAGAAGGACCGCGCCAAGGAGATCGCCAACGCCGTCACGGCGGAACTCGCCTCCGCCGCCAACACCGACGCTGCTGCATAA
- a CDS encoding radical SAM protein, producing MNAHVRTALISTAGHCKVACGFCFRADRAHGFLDTATYARTLSRLKEMGADGVCLTGGEPTHHPQLRQLVRLARQFGMSVSMVTSARAVAEVVTLSTLAHLLANVTVSADSQGAMLLGRTTRTAASGIDTLRAISTETKILHVTCWGLSDSECRDLAGLVSDAGVKVQFSPVVLDERALRRDGKSVQDYLVQQHLDADVLGRYFHLSDRYREYLGELRDLQLPATGGERWPCRSATAYVSADGHMRRCPYGQASVSVHAPRAEIRQFLTAPAQDQVTPDCAAICRASAASDDHSASCTAQA from the coding sequence ATGAACGCCCACGTTCGCACGGCGCTGATCTCCACGGCAGGGCACTGCAAGGTAGCCTGCGGCTTCTGTTTCCGTGCCGACCGCGCTCACGGCTTCCTCGACACCGCGACCTACGCCCGCACCTTGTCGCGGCTGAAGGAGATGGGCGCGGACGGGGTATGCCTGACCGGCGGCGAACCGACCCACCACCCGCAGCTCAGACAGCTCGTACGGCTGGCCCGCCAGTTCGGTATGTCAGTGTCGATGGTGACCTCAGCTCGGGCCGTGGCCGAGGTTGTCACCCTCTCCACGCTGGCGCATCTGCTGGCCAACGTGACCGTCTCCGCCGACTCACAAGGCGCGATGCTGCTGGGACGCACTACACGCACAGCGGCTTCCGGCATCGACACGCTGCGCGCGATCAGCACCGAGACGAAGATCCTGCACGTCACCTGCTGGGGCCTGAGCGACAGCGAGTGCCGGGACCTGGCCGGCCTCGTATCTGACGCAGGAGTGAAGGTCCAGTTCAGCCCGGTGGTCCTCGACGAGCGTGCCCTGCGCCGCGACGGCAAGTCGGTGCAGGACTATCTGGTCCAGCAACATCTCGACGCCGACGTGCTGGGCCGCTACTTCCATCTGTCCGACCGGTACCGGGAGTACCTCGGCGAGCTGCGGGATCTTCAACTGCCCGCCACAGGGGGCGAGCGCTGGCCGTGCCGCTCGGCGACCGCGTACGTGTCCGCTGACGGCCACATGCGCCGCTGCCCTTACGGCCAGGCGTCGGTCAGCGTCCACGCGCCCCGTGCCGAGATCAGACAGTTCCTGACCGCTCCGGCACAGGACCAGGTGACCCCGGACTGCGCTGCCATCTGCCGCGCTTCCGCCGCGTCCGACGACCACAGTGCGTCGTGCACTGCGCAGGCGTGA
- a CDS encoding helix-turn-helix domain-containing protein, which translates to MAARSLEMGPAGIRTAHTIEILRTERGLAQRQLADRVTALGRPMSNTMLSRIERAQRRCDVDDLVAIAEALLVSPLVLLEGPSTT; encoded by the coding sequence ATGGCAGCACGTTCTCTGGAAATGGGTCCGGCAGGAATACGGACCGCCCACACCATCGAAATCCTCCGCACCGAACGCGGTCTCGCCCAGCGTCAGTTGGCCGACCGCGTCACGGCCCTCGGCCGTCCGATGTCCAACACGATGCTGTCTCGAATCGAACGTGCCCAGCGGCGTTGCGACGTCGACGACCTCGTCGCGATAGCCGAGGCACTCCTCGTCTCACCCCTCGTGCTGCTGGAGGGACCGAGTACCACCTGA